In a single window of the uncultured Erythrobacter sp. genome:
- a CDS encoding sugar porter family MFS transporter gives MVLISAIVAVATIGGLLFGYDSGAVNGTQAGLKEAFALDDRGLGFTVGSLLIGCAVGAFLAGRLADALGRKRVMVVAALLFLIGAIVQGETASHTIFVIARFAGGMAVGAASVLSPLYISEVAPAKIRGRLTTVQQVMIITGLTAAFLVNYFLAQAAGDSLGEVGGLPAWRWMYLAQAVPAAVFLVALLFIPESPRYLMNRGREDEARAVLTRLFGAEEAERKVGEIRASFADDHRPSLADVMAPGTVFRPIVWAGILLATFQQFVGINVIFYYGETLWRLAGVSEEVALERNIISGLASIAAVFAALLLIDKIGRKPLLLIGSAGMALALGAMTWAFSGAGTDAAGNLSLSESAGWVALVAANLYVIFFNFSWGPVMWVMLGEMFPNQMRGSALAVAGLAQWGANYAVVQSFPSMASGLGLAPTYLFYTISAAISFFLVQRFIVETKGKELEEMVG, from the coding sequence ATGGTGCTGATTTCCGCGATCGTTGCGGTTGCGACCATCGGCGGATTGCTGTTCGGCTATGACAGCGGCGCGGTGAACGGCACTCAGGCGGGCCTCAAAGAGGCCTTTGCGCTGGACGATAGGGGACTGGGCTTCACGGTCGGTTCGCTTCTGATCGGTTGCGCTGTGGGCGCTTTTCTCGCCGGGCGGCTGGCCGATGCGCTGGGCCGCAAACGAGTGATGGTGGTCGCCGCGCTGCTGTTTCTCATTGGTGCGATCGTGCAAGGCGAGACTGCCAGCCACACCATCTTCGTGATTGCTCGCTTCGCTGGCGGCATGGCGGTGGGTGCGGCCTCGGTGCTTTCGCCTCTCTATATCTCCGAAGTCGCTCCGGCCAAGATCCGTGGGCGGCTGACGACTGTGCAGCAGGTGATGATTATCACCGGGCTGACCGCAGCGTTCCTCGTCAATTACTTCCTCGCGCAGGCGGCGGGCGATTCGCTGGGCGAGGTCGGCGGCTTGCCGGCCTGGCGGTGGATGTACCTGGCCCAAGCCGTGCCGGCAGCGGTTTTTCTGGTCGCACTGCTCTTCATCCCGGAAAGCCCGCGCTACCTAATGAACCGCGGCCGCGAGGATGAAGCGCGCGCGGTGCTGACCCGCCTGTTCGGTGCCGAAGAGGCCGAGCGCAAGGTGGGCGAAATCCGCGCTTCCTTCGCCGACGACCACCGTCCGAGCCTCGCCGATGTGATGGCGCCCGGCACGGTCTTCCGCCCGATCGTGTGGGCCGGGATCTTGCTGGCGACCTTCCAGCAGTTCGTCGGTATCAACGTGATCTTCTATTACGGCGAGACGCTGTGGCGGCTGGCCGGCGTGTCCGAGGAAGTCGCGCTCGAGCGCAACATTATCTCAGGGCTCGCCTCGATCGCGGCAGTGTTCGCGGCGCTGCTCCTGATCGACAAGATCGGGCGCAAACCGCTGTTGCTGATCGGCTCGGCTGGGATGGCGCTGGCACTGGGAGCGATGACCTGGGCTTTCTCAGGTGCTGGAACCGATGCGGCGGGCAACCTGTCGCTGAGCGAGAGCGCCGGCTGGGTCGCACTGGTCGCGGCAAACCTCTACGTGATCTTCTTCAACTTCAGCTGGGGTCCGGTGATGTGGGTGATGCTGGGCGAGATGTTCCCCAACCAGATGCGCGGATCGGCGCTCGCGGTGGCGGGGCTGGCCCAGTGGGGCGCAAACTATGCCGTGGTGCAGTCCTTCCCCAGCATGGCGAGCGGGCTGGGACTTGCACCGACCTATCTGTTCTACACGATAAGCGCCGCAATCAGCTTCTTCCTCGTCCAGCGTTTCATTGTCGAGACCAAGGGCAAGGAACTGGAGGAGATGGTCGGATAA
- a CDS encoding tryptophan halogenase family protein, whose product MMSDAPQPVRVVVLGGGTAGWMTAAGIAKLLPDLARVQLVESEEIGIVGVGEATLPHIRGFVEKLGIDEAAFMKATHATFKLGIDFRDFGRIGESYIHPFGSFGEEVAGVGFHHYWLELARHGMARDLGDYSLAVAAAKANRFRPPSQDDSLGSTYGYAYQFDATLFGPFMREFGLTIGVERHEGRVVTVERDPASGDVTALLLADGRRIEGDLFVDCSGFRSILLGQELGVAWEDWTHWLPCDRAAAMPCTHATDDLRPYTTATAMPAGWRWQIPLQHRMGNGYVFSSAHITEEQACDAIRASAEGTPLADPRILKFRPGRRSQSWSHNVIGVGLASGFLEPLESTSIYLAQMAITYLIELFPAGAGQIDPRDRAEFNRLVDMEYDRVRDFLILHYNATTRDDSEFWNHVRTMRVPDSLADKLELWRNAGRIEKYSDGLFYDASWIAVYVGQGMLPERHDPRAGFIEPQALARATERLRMAVTGEVATMPDHRNYLRAEAARLAEAA is encoded by the coding sequence ATGATGTCAGATGCTCCTCAGCCGGTCCGTGTCGTCGTCCTTGGCGGCGGCACGGCGGGCTGGATGACCGCCGCCGGGATCGCCAAGCTGCTGCCCGATCTGGCGCGGGTCCAGCTGGTCGAGAGCGAGGAGATCGGCATCGTCGGCGTGGGCGAGGCGACTTTGCCGCACATTCGCGGCTTCGTCGAAAAGCTCGGGATCGACGAGGCGGCGTTCATGAAGGCCACCCATGCGACCTTCAAGCTCGGGATCGACTTCCGCGATTTCGGGCGGATCGGGGAAAGCTATATCCACCCCTTCGGTTCGTTCGGCGAGGAAGTCGCAGGCGTCGGCTTCCACCACTATTGGCTGGAACTGGCGCGGCACGGCATGGCGCGCGATCTGGGCGATTATTCGCTTGCGGTGGCAGCGGCCAAGGCCAACCGGTTCCGCCCGCCATCGCAGGACGACAGCCTCGGCTCGACCTATGGCTATGCCTATCAGTTCGATGCGACCTTGTTCGGCCCGTTCATGCGCGAATTCGGCCTCACCATCGGGGTCGAACGACACGAGGGGCGGGTGGTCACGGTTGAGCGCGATCCTGCCAGCGGTGATGTCACTGCGCTGCTGCTGGCCGATGGACGGCGGATCGAAGGCGACCTGTTCGTCGATTGCTCGGGCTTCCGCTCGATCCTGCTGGGGCAGGAACTCGGCGTGGCGTGGGAGGATTGGACGCATTGGCTCCCCTGTGACCGAGCCGCCGCAATGCCCTGCACCCATGCGACCGACGACCTGCGTCCCTATACCACCGCCACCGCCATGCCCGCCGGTTGGCGTTGGCAGATCCCGCTCCAACACCGCATGGGCAACGGCTATGTCTTCTCATCGGCGCATATCACCGAGGAACAGGCCTGCGATGCGATCCGCGCAAGCGCCGAGGGCACGCCGCTGGCAGACCCCCGCATTCTGAAATTCCGCCCCGGCAGACGGTCGCAATCGTGGAGCCACAATGTCATCGGCGTGGGGCTGGCGAGCGGGTTCCTCGAACCGCTCGAATCCACCTCGATCTATCTGGCGCAAATGGCGATCACCTATCTGATCGAGCTGTTCCCCGCAGGCGCAGGCCAGATCGACCCGCGCGACAGGGCCGAGTTCAACCGGCTGGTCGATATGGAATATGACCGGGTGCGGGACTTCCTGATCCTGCATTACAACGCCACCACCCGCGATGATTCCGAATTCTGGAACCACGTGCGCACCATGCGGGTCCCCGACAGCCTGGCGGATAAACTCGAACTGTGGCGCAACGCCGGGCGGATCGAGAAATACTCAGACGGGCTTTTCTACGATGCCAGCTGGATCGCGGTTTATGTCGGGCAAGGAATGCTGCCGGAACGCCATGACCCGCGCGCAGGCTTCATCGAACCGCAAGCTCTGGCTCGCGCGACCGAGCGCTTGCGGATGGCCGTGACAGGCGAGGTTGCCACCATGCCCGACCACCGCAATTACCTGCGGGCTGAAGCCGCGCGGCTCGCCGAGGCGGCGTGA
- a CDS encoding FAD-dependent oxidoreductase codes for MSTPREPLRRVVVAGGGQVGVLAALALRRSLPGCEVIVIGSQPGPAAFADWSPSAMSFTNKLHDRLGIAEADIITKAGGSYRLVTRYAGWGGAEQQGVLAYGEALDPALKTAFAREWGQVRPLGAGAPPAGSVAQVLAEAGRFAPPPPGEPTPLAAVDYALRWHPAAYRALLIQQAEAAGVRYAEGVIDRIEPGEADAIRAVGLAGQGLIEADLFIDCTGPQASLLAAHPRFAFTDWSASLPTRHVYLAEPAAPVIALEDRITLVPAGWVTEVAGRDGLHRVLGTAGPLARTEAEALLGAAARAAIALSPGRAVEPWIGNVVALGDAAARFEPLGPLHLDLAHRQLDLLLEMLPGRAISPLERAEYNRRSGLMMEGVHEVLAFHFAGIEAQRVFGARVLPGRVGAVIDQFVRRGRIPFREELPLLGQEQYALLVALGWTPGLPPAARHADAEAETRARAAFEADARAALAFAPPYDQWLARALGANRAPAG; via the coding sequence GTGAGTACTCCGCGCGAGCCTTTGCGGCGCGTGGTCGTGGCGGGCGGCGGGCAAGTGGGCGTGCTCGCCGCACTCGCTCTACGACGCAGCTTGCCGGGGTGCGAGGTGATTGTGATCGGCAGCCAGCCAGGGCCGGCCGCCTTTGCCGATTGGTCGCCCAGCGCCATGTCCTTCACTAACAAGCTGCACGACCGGCTGGGCATTGCTGAGGCCGATATCATCACCAAGGCGGGCGGATCATATCGGCTGGTGACCCGCTATGCCGGATGGGGCGGGGCCGAGCAGCAGGGCGTGCTTGCCTATGGCGAGGCGCTTGATCCGGCGCTCAAGACGGCGTTCGCGCGGGAATGGGGGCAGGTGCGCCCGCTAGGTGCAGGCGCGCCGCCAGCGGGGAGTGTGGCGCAGGTGCTGGCCGAAGCGGGCCGCTTTGCCCCGCCGCCACCGGGCGAACCAACGCCCTTGGCGGCAGTCGATTATGCGCTGCGCTGGCACCCGGCGGCCTATCGCGCACTGCTCATCCAGCAGGCCGAAGCGGCGGGCGTGCGCTATGCCGAAGGGGTGATCGACCGGATCGAGCCGGGCGAGGCCGATGCCATCCGGGCTGTCGGTCTGGCTGGACAAGGCCTGATCGAAGCGGACTTGTTCATCGATTGCACCGGGCCGCAGGCGAGCCTGCTTGCCGCTCATCCGCGTTTTGCCTTCACCGATTGGTCAGCCAGCCTGCCGACCCGCCATGTCTATCTTGCCGAGCCCGCCGCGCCGGTGATCGCGCTGGAGGACCGCATCACCCTCGTCCCCGCAGGCTGGGTCACCGAAGTGGCCGGACGGGACGGGCTGCACCGCGTGCTCGGCACGGCGGGGCCGCTTGCGCGCACTGAGGCCGAAGCGCTGCTCGGTGCGGCTGCGCGGGCGGCAATTGCGCTCAGCCCCGGACGGGCGGTGGAACCGTGGATTGGCAATGTCGTCGCACTGGGCGATGCCGCCGCGCGGTTCGAACCGCTGGGGCCGCTGCATCTGGATCTCGCCCACCGCCAGCTCGACCTGCTGCTGGAAATGCTGCCGGGTCGCGCGATCTCGCCGCTCGAGCGCGCGGAGTATAACCGCCGCTCCGGCCTGATGATGGAGGGCGTGCACGAGGTGCTGGCGTTCCATTTCGCCGGGATCGAAGCGCAGCGCGTGTTCGGTGCAAGGGTGTTGCCGGGCCGGGTGGGCGCGGTGATCGACCAGTTCGTGCGGCGCGGGCGCATTCCGTTCCGCGAGGAATTGCCTTTGCTCGGGCAGGAGCAATATGCGCTGTTGGTGGCGCTGGGCTGGACGCCGGGCTTGCCGCCCGCCGCGCGCCATGCCGATGCCGAAGCAGAAACCCGCGCGCGCGCCGCGTTTGAGGCCGATGCCCGCGCTGCGCTCGCCTTTGCGCCGCCCTATGATCAGTGGCTCGCGCGGGCGCTGGGCGCTAACCGAGCGCCTGCCGGATAG
- a CDS encoding cupin-like domain-containing protein, whose translation MNDLPLPVPMAELSGPIGDEQFAALRAAIRPVVLRGQVADWPVVAAAREGDAAIVAYLSREPTTRPVGAIAAAPSEQGRFFYTPDLTRLNFVRGSGRLETFLDDLLSAAAMPDPPAMAVQSEEIANLLPAFARENRLALLPEVTARIWIGNRIRVGVHYDAKENVACCVAGRRRFTLYPPDQIGGLYPGPFELTPAGIPVSMVDPIAPDLERFPRFAEAARHAEVATLDPGDAIYIPYGWWHGVESLDPVSILVNYWWTPGQPDGIGSPYEGLLHALLAFRHLPDDQRAVWREMLDYYIFGDDPSAHLPDHAKGILGPPSPERFAKMRSAIRQALG comes from the coding sequence GTGAACGACCTTCCCCTCCCCGTCCCGATGGCCGAGCTTTCAGGGCCGATTGGCGATGAACAGTTCGCAGCCTTGCGCGCGGCCATTCGCCCAGTGGTGCTGCGCGGGCAGGTGGCCGATTGGCCCGTGGTCGCCGCCGCGCGGGAAGGGGATGCGGCGATTGTCGCCTACCTCTCTCGCGAGCCAACCACCCGGCCGGTGGGCGCCATCGCCGCCGCGCCTTCGGAACAAGGCCGGTTCTTCTACACCCCCGATCTCACGCGCCTCAATTTCGTGCGCGGCAGCGGGCGGCTTGAGACTTTTCTGGACGATCTGCTGAGCGCGGCCGCCATGCCCGATCCGCCCGCAATGGCGGTGCAGTCCGAAGAGATCGCCAACCTGCTCCCCGCCTTCGCGCGCGAGAACCGGTTGGCGCTGCTGCCGGAGGTGACCGCGCGCATCTGGATCGGCAACCGCATCCGCGTGGGCGTGCATTACGATGCCAAGGAGAATGTCGCCTGCTGCGTGGCGGGACGGCGGCGCTTCACGCTTTATCCGCCTGATCAGATCGGGGGGCTCTATCCCGGCCCGTTCGAACTCACGCCAGCGGGGATCCCCGTCAGCATGGTCGATCCCATTGCGCCCGACCTGGAGCGCTTTCCGCGCTTTGCCGAAGCCGCGCGCCATGCCGAGGTTGCGACGCTGGATCCGGGGGATGCGATCTACATTCCCTATGGCTGGTGGCATGGTGTTGAATCGCTCGATCCGGTCAGCATCCTCGTGAATTACTGGTGGACGCCGGGTCAGCCAGACGGGATCGGGAGCCCTTACGAAGGGCTGCTCCATGCGCTGCTCGCGTTCCGGCACCTGCCGGACGATCAGCGGGCCGTGTGGCGCGAGATGCTCGACTACTACATCTTCGGTGACGACCCTTCGGCGCATCTGCCCGATCACGCCAAGGGCATCCTCGGCCCGCCCTCGCCCGAACGCTTCGCGAAGATGCGCAGCGCTATCCGGCAGGCGCTCGGTTAG
- a CDS encoding tryptophan halogenase family protein has product MSVPQPVTKIVVVGGGTAGWMTAAALVRVLGQMPGLSVTLVESEAIRTVGVGEATIPQIIGFNRLLGLDEMQFMRETRATYKLGIEFVDWLRPGHSYVHPFGSFGIDMLGIEFQHFWLRGQQVGDTSRIDDYSVAAVAGKSGRFGWPRPDNPKSPMSKLSYAFQFDAGRYARFLRGYAENAGAVRVEGRITGVQQGGETGFVTAVTLEDGREVAGELFIDCSGFRSLLLGQALGVPFIDWTKWLPCDSAVAVPCELGGRNEPLTRSTARTAGWQWRIPLQHRIGNGHVFSSAHIDRTAATDLLLANLDGKPLADPNQIAFTAGHRARAWEKNVVALGLAAGFLEPLESTSIHLVQSGIARLLALFPDTGFSAVEIDRFNLETTREYRNIRDFLVLHYRASERDDSEFWRYCRNLPPPDGLAEKLEMFRSSGRIIRENNELFTEDSWLSVMLSQGVTPQSYHPAAWMLDEAETRTRLAHIREVIRQTVDQLPTQDEFLHQNGGAIPRSEYLTA; this is encoded by the coding sequence ATGAGCGTGCCGCAGCCCGTCACGAAGATCGTGGTGGTCGGCGGCGGCACCGCCGGATGGATGACAGCTGCGGCCCTCGTCCGGGTGCTTGGGCAAATGCCGGGCCTGTCGGTCACGCTGGTCGAAAGCGAGGCGATCAGGACGGTCGGCGTGGGTGAGGCGACCATCCCGCAGATCATCGGTTTCAACCGCCTGCTCGGCCTCGATGAAATGCAGTTCATGCGCGAAACCCGCGCGACCTACAAACTCGGCATCGAGTTCGTCGATTGGCTCAGACCGGGGCATTCCTACGTCCACCCCTTCGGCAGCTTCGGGATCGACATGCTGGGGATCGAATTCCAGCACTTCTGGCTGCGCGGTCAGCAGGTTGGCGATACCTCGCGGATCGACGATTATTCGGTGGCGGCGGTGGCGGGCAAATCGGGCCGGTTCGGCTGGCCCCGCCCCGACAATCCCAAATCGCCGATGTCGAAACTGTCCTACGCCTTCCAGTTCGACGCAGGCCGCTATGCCCGCTTTCTGCGCGGCTACGCCGAGAACGCGGGCGCGGTGCGGGTCGAAGGGCGGATCACCGGCGTGCAGCAGGGTGGCGAGACGGGCTTCGTCACTGCCGTCACGCTCGAAGACGGGCGCGAGGTTGCAGGCGAGTTGTTTATCGACTGCTCGGGCTTCCGTTCGCTGCTCTTGGGGCAGGCGCTGGGCGTGCCTTTCATCGACTGGACAAAGTGGCTGCCGTGCGACAGCGCAGTGGCGGTGCCGTGCGAATTGGGCGGACGCAATGAACCGCTGACCCGCTCCACCGCGCGCACCGCCGGGTGGCAGTGGCGCATCCCGCTCCAGCACCGGATCGGCAATGGCCACGTATTCTCCTCAGCCCATATCGATCGCACCGCGGCGACCGACCTGCTGCTGGCGAACCTCGATGGCAAGCCACTCGCCGATCCCAACCAGATCGCCTTTACCGCAGGGCATCGGGCGCGCGCCTGGGAGAAGAACGTGGTCGCCCTAGGGCTGGCCGCGGGCTTCCTCGAACCGCTCGAATCGACGTCGATCCATTTGGTGCAATCGGGCATCGCACGGTTGCTGGCGCTGTTTCCCGATACCGGCTTCTCGGCGGTCGAGATTGACCGTTTCAACCTTGAGACCACCCGCGAATATCGCAACATCCGCGATTTTCTGGTGCTGCATTACCGCGCGAGTGAGCGGGATGATTCGGAATTCTGGCGTTACTGCCGCAACTTGCCGCCGCCCGATGGGCTTGCCGAAAAGCTCGAAATGTTCCGCTCCTCGGGCCGGATCATTCGCGAGAACAACGAGCTGTTCACCGAAGACAGCTGGCTCTCGGTGATGCTGAGTCAGGGGGTGACCCCGCAATCCTATCACCCGGCAGCATGGATGCTGGACGAGGCCGAAACCCGCACCCGGCTGGCGCATATCCGCGAAGTCATCCGCCAGACCGTCGATCAACTGCCGACGCAAGATGAATTCCTGCACCAGAACGGCGGCGCGATCCCGCGCTCGGAATATCTTACGGCGTGA
- a CDS encoding tryptophan halogenase family protein, which produces MSEMNGIGNVNRLARVVIVGGGTAGWMAAAALVRFFNDGQRTVTLIESDAIGTVGVGEATIPPIRSFNAMLDIPEAEFLRETRGTCKLGIEFVNWGQVGDRYFHPFGTYGQDLHGIAFHQLFLRERARSMGSGDIGDYSMSTAAARMGRFARPAAGAQSLVNQIAYAYHFDAGLYAAFLRRLATRQGVTRIEGKIANVTRNGESGDVESVTLEGGAVVEGDLFIDCSGFRGLLIEEALETGYEDWSQWLPMDRALAVPSRSPGPPDPFTRSTAHAAGWQWRIPLQHRTGNGHVFSSAFMDEDRARDILLANLETEPLGEPRALRFLTGMRRKAWNHNVVAIGLSSGFIEPLESTSIHLIQNGIARLFALFPDNPIRPIERDEYNRGMRELFEDVRDFIILHYKATQREDSEFWRYVRHMSVPDSLARKMELWQHRGRVFRENAELFTAPSWIAVMLGQNIWPDKHDPIADTLDEAKVATAMAQMRDAYHDIAGKLPVHEAFLRQSGSWNEAASPIAPARAVNA; this is translated from the coding sequence ATGTCTGAGATGAATGGTATCGGTAACGTGAACCGCCTTGCACGGGTCGTAATCGTCGGTGGCGGCACCGCCGGATGGATGGCGGCTGCCGCGCTTGTACGGTTCTTCAATGATGGGCAGCGCACCGTCACCCTGATCGAATCCGACGCGATCGGCACGGTCGGCGTGGGCGAAGCCACCATCCCGCCGATTCGCAGCTTCAACGCGATGCTCGACATTCCCGAAGCAGAATTTCTGCGTGAGACTCGCGGCACTTGCAAACTGGGGATCGAGTTCGTCAATTGGGGCCAGGTCGGCGATCGCTACTTCCACCCCTTCGGCACTTACGGCCAGGATCTCCACGGCATCGCCTTCCACCAGTTGTTCCTGCGTGAGCGCGCCCGCAGCATGGGCTCAGGCGATATCGGCGACTATTCGATGAGCACTGCGGCGGCACGCATGGGCCGGTTTGCCCGCCCGGCCGCAGGCGCGCAGTCGTTGGTGAACCAGATCGCCTATGCCTATCACTTCGATGCTGGCCTTTATGCGGCCTTCCTGCGCCGTCTGGCGACGCGTCAGGGCGTCACCCGGATCGAAGGCAAGATCGCCAACGTCACCCGCAACGGCGAAAGCGGTGATGTGGAAAGCGTCACGCTGGAAGGCGGCGCGGTCGTCGAAGGCGATCTGTTCATCGATTGCTCCGGCTTCAGGGGCCTGTTGATCGAGGAAGCGCTTGAAACCGGTTACGAGGATTGGAGCCAATGGCTGCCGATGGACCGCGCGCTGGCCGTGCCCAGCCGCAGCCCCGGCCCGCCCGATCCCTTCACCCGCTCCACCGCACATGCCGCCGGGTGGCAATGGCGTATCCCGCTCCAGCACCGCACCGGCAACGGACATGTCTTCTCCAGCGCCTTCATGGACGAAGACCGCGCGCGCGACATCCTGCTTGCCAACCTTGAAACCGAGCCACTGGGCGAACCGCGGGCCTTGCGCTTCCTTACCGGGATGCGGCGTAAGGCGTGGAACCACAATGTCGTCGCCATCGGGCTGTCGTCGGGCTTTATCGAGCCGCTCGAATCGACCAGCATCCACCTGATCCAGAACGGCATCGCCCGCCTCTTCGCGCTGTTTCCCGACAATCCGATCCGCCCGATTGAGCGCGACGAATATAATCGCGGAATGCGCGAATTGTTCGAGGATGTGCGTGATTTCATCATCCTCCACTACAAAGCGACCCAGCGCGAGGATTCGGAGTTCTGGCGCTATGTCCGCCATATGAGCGTGCCTGATAGCCTCGCGCGCAAAATGGAGCTGTGGCAGCATCGCGGGCGGGTGTTCCGCGAAAATGCCGAGCTGTTCACCGCGCCGAGCTGGATTGCGGTGATGCTGGGGCAGAACATCTGGCCCGACAAGCATGATCCGATCGCCGACACGCTGGACGAGGCCAAGGTTGCCACCGCGATGGCGCAGATGCGCGATGCCTATCACGACATCGCCGGAAAGCTGCCCGTGCATGAGGCCTTCCTGCGCCAGTCGGGCAGTTGGAACGAAGCCGCCTCGCCAATTGCGCCTGCGCGGGCGGTGAACGCATGA